In the genome of Streptomyces violaceoruber, the window TGCCGGTGGAGGTGCCGGGGTAGAGCCAGAGCTTGCCGGTGGCGGCCTCGCGGGCGTAGAGGTCGGGGCGGCCGTCGCCGTTGGTGTCGCCCATGCCGACGGGGGCGTTCATGCTGTTCCAGCCGCGGGCACCGATGAGCTTGTGGGAGCCGAGGGTGCCGGTGGAGGTACCCGGGTAGAGGTACAGCTTGCCGGTGGACTTCTCGGTGGCGATCAGATCGGAGCGGCCGTCTTTGGTGAGGTCGCCGAAGGCGGTGATGTTGCGCATGCCGTTCCAGCCCCTGGTGCCGATCAGTTCGCGGGCGGCGAGGCGGCCGGTGCCGGTGCCGGGGTAGAGCCAGAGCTTGCCGGTGGCGGTCTCCCGGGCGATGAGGTCCTCGTGGCCGTCGCGGCTGAAGTCGCCGTGCCGGGTCAGGGCGCTCATCGTGTTCCAGCCGCCGGTGCCGATGATCCGGCCCGCGTAGCCGCTGCCGGGGCTGAACCACAGGCGTCCCGCCCGGTCGCGGCTGACCACGTCGGGCCGGTTGTCGCCGTCCATGTCGCCGAAGTCCGGGGTGGCGGAGGTGGGCGAGGCGGCCCAGGACGGGTAGTCGCGGACGTTGCACTCGTGCGGGTCCTGGACGAACCTGATCGAGCGGATCAGGCTGGTGATTCCCCCGTAGTAGACCAGTTCCTCGCCGCGGGGACGTTCCTCGGCCCAGAGGTAGCTCGACTTGTCGTAGTTCCGCTCGCCGTACAGGCAGGCGTCCGCGTCCTTGCGGTTGATGTAGGAGTGGATGTCGTCGGCCCAGCCGCCCAGGTCCGCGACGTTCTTGTTCGTCTTCCACATCCTGCCGTCGGCGTCTTCGCCCGCCCAGCCGCAGAAGTAGCCCTTCGGGCAGTCCTCGACGCCCGCGGCGGCCGGAGCGGCGTTCACGACGGCCAGTGCGGAGCCGGCCAGTACGAGGCCGGCGAGCGCGGAGACGGCCCGGGTGTATCGGTTCGTCATGGTGTTGTTTCCCTCCCCTGTGACGCGGAGGAACCCTAGCCGGGCCGGGCCGGGCCGTGCCCCGTCCCCGCTACCGGCCCGGGACCGCTGGGACGGCCGGTGTCCGACCGGCTACGAGGTCAGGAACTGCGCCGTCGAG includes:
- a CDS encoding FG-GAP-like repeat-containing protein, translated to MTNRYTRAVSALAGLVLAGSALAVVNAAPAAAGVEDCPKGYFCGWAGEDADGRMWKTNKNVADLGGWADDIHSYINRKDADACLYGERNYDKSSYLWAEERPRGEELVYYGGITSLIRSIRFVQDPHECNVRDYPSWAASPTSATPDFGDMDGDNRPDVVSRDRAGRLWFSPGSGYAGRIIGTGGWNTMSALTRHGDFSRDGHEDLIARETATGKLWLYPGTGTGRLAARELIGTRGWNGMRNITAFGDLTKDGRSDLIATEKSTGKLYLYPGTSTGTLGSHKLIGARGWNSMNAPVGMGDTNGDGRPDLYAREAATGKLWLYPGTSTGTLGSRKLIGTGGWNTMAHLVAVGDFNGTNTPDLLAVTNDAYTGDGSSYSAGWQLTYSGRGDGGLAAGWPVRDGWWGFTAFC